A DNA window from Sphingopyxis macrogoltabida contains the following coding sequences:
- a CDS encoding ribbon-helix-helix domain-containing protein, with translation MAAPYRPPVKRSVTIAGHPTSISLEPLFWDALEEAAARLALPVNALVARIDVERMDADDPPNLTSAIRQWLWRER, from the coding sequence ATGGCCGCCCCCTATCGTCCCCCCGTCAAACGCTCGGTCACCATCGCCGGCCACCCGACGTCGATCAGCCTCGAACCTTTGTTCTGGGACGCGCTGGAAGAAGCGGCGGCCCGGCTCGCGCTCCCGGTCAACGCGCTCGTCGCACGCATCGATGTCGAGCGGATGGACGCCGACGATCCCCCCAACCTCACATCGGCGATCCGGCAATGGCTATGGCGCGAACGCTGA
- a CDS encoding ATP-grasp domain-containing protein, whose translation MPFQPRVAILVPASDYYEKWQPAFARKAAALTAAGLVVEQRVWTDPGDLTGYELILPLFTWGYQRDVAAWYALLDRLETEALPVVNPVPVLRWNSDKAYLAELGAAGVAVVPTVEIAALDEAGLGEARVALGAEEVVIKPAISGGADGTHRIAPGAPIPGDALGRRRLVQPLMQGILTDGEYSLFFFAGKFSHAIVKRPAAGDFRVQEQFGGREADWDASEAARDLAAAALAAAPAPPVYARVDMVGDAAGRLHIIELELIEPSLFLHHAPDKGAAFGRAVAAALFG comes from the coding sequence ATGCCTTTCCAGCCCCGCGTCGCGATCCTCGTCCCGGCGTCCGACTATTATGAAAAATGGCAGCCGGCCTTCGCGCGCAAGGCGGCGGCGCTGACAGCGGCAGGGCTGGTCGTCGAGCAGCGCGTGTGGACCGATCCCGGCGATCTGACGGGATATGAGCTGATCCTGCCGCTCTTTACCTGGGGCTATCAGCGCGACGTCGCGGCCTGGTATGCATTGCTCGACCGGCTGGAAACCGAGGCGCTGCCGGTGGTGAATCCGGTGCCGGTGCTGCGCTGGAACAGCGACAAGGCCTATCTGGCCGAACTGGGCGCGGCAGGGGTTGCCGTGGTGCCGACGGTCGAGATCGCCGCGCTCGACGAAGCGGGGCTTGGCGAGGCGCGCGTCGCGCTCGGTGCCGAAGAGGTGGTGATCAAGCCCGCCATTTCGGGCGGCGCCGACGGCACGCACCGTATCGCTCCGGGGGCGCCGATCCCCGGCGATGCGCTCGGCCGGCGCCGGCTGGTCCAGCCGCTGATGCAAGGCATTCTGACCGACGGCGAATATTCGCTCTTTTTCTTTGCCGGCAAGTTCAGCCACGCGATCGTCAAGCGCCCTGCGGCGGGCGATTTTCGCGTCCAGGAACAGTTCGGCGGGCGCGAGGCCGACTGGGACGCGAGCGAAGCGGCGCGCGACCTTGCTGCCGCCGCGCTCGCTGCGGCACCGGCACCGCCGGTCTATGCGCGCGTCGATATGGTCGGCGATGCGGCGGGCAGGTTGCACATCATCGAACTCGAACTGATCGAGCCTTCGCTCTTTCTGCACCACGCGCCCGACAAGGGGGCGGCGTTCGGCAGGGCGGTGGCGGCGGCACTGTTCGGCTGA
- a CDS encoding NAD-glutamate dehydrogenase, giving the protein MPKKLSETPDTDATLSIPKIPAKIAAAYLAALRGSALPGEGDDLDQAALADAAQFVGRASIARAPGKPSLLLEPVVADGTDRRMRLAIVNDDMPFLVDSTSQVVAAQGLVVHRILHPVVAAKRDAKGQLQEAGDAQPGSAGRESVIYMELERGDARARRRLLDGLEQALGDVRAAVQDWKAMRAAMLADAAMRADGEAAELLRWFEGGALTQLGHEWRARSGPAQDPLGISTSGAGDLLSAAALEAAFAWFDKGNQGPLLIKSNRLSAVHRRVLLDLVIVPEYKGTKAERLSIHAGLWTSAALSARPDKVPMLRAQLGALMAKFGFDPTGHAGKALTHALTALPHDLLIAFDAASLEELVLTSMSITDRPRPRIVMVQSALGRHLFAFVWLPRDEVSTGRRLAVETLLVREAKAGVIGWTMVLEDGGAALLRYTLDLRSGGVVPDADTLNAQLEQMVRGWQPEVEAELAKRGDPGRAAALASRFAALFPPNYRNLYSPEEAARDILRLRDLDADSPRGVRLARKSLDGDDRLRLKVYSSAGALALSDVVPALEHFGFEVLEEIPTALGQNRAPDADGEEQPAFIHDFTLRVPANVDETALLPHTDVIEGAITAVLDGGAENDAFNELVIATQTDPQAIVWLRAWFRYLRQGGASYGMDTVVAALRHAPELTAKMIERFCALHDPKRADAARAKALGEEIVAGFADIKSIDDDRILRLFHAVIGATLRTNAFAPAAAEALAFKIDSSLIPGLPKPLPWREVWVYSPRVEGIHLRAGPVARGGLRWSDRRDDFRTEILGLMKAQRVKNAVIVPTGAKGGFYPKALPDVALDRDAWFAEGTECYRIFIRSLLSITDNIVAGKVVHPKGVAIHDGEDPYFVVAADKGTATFSDVANGLAMERNFWLGDAFASGGSKGYDHKAMGITAKGAWVSVQRHFAEMGVDVQTDSIRVVGCGDMSGDVFGNGMLLSKAIKLVAAFDHRHIFLDPDPDPAKSWKERDRMFALPRSSWEDYDKKLISKGGGVFPRSQKSIPLTPEVQAALGLSQSEIDPGSLISAILRAPADLLWFGGIGTYVKAASQNNAEVGDPANDALRVDAEDLRVKAVGEGANLGVTQAARIAFSAKGGRINTDFIDNSAGVDCSDNEVNIKIALNREMAEGRLAQDDRDALLVRMTDDVAALVLEDNRLQALALSIAEKGGSSAVPSLVRIMETFEASGRLDRKVEGLAANDELLRRSAEGRGLTRPELAVLLSTAKLALQDAIENSDLPGDPALGSDLAAAFPAEMQRDFAGAIADHQLRREIIATKLANRMINRLGVVHPFELVEEEGCALGDIAAAFVAVERLLDMPAIWTALDAAKIDETIRLSLFAQAASAMTSQMADLLRVNPTLTLPGPVVTRLEPGVDRLTAGVDGLLSPSVKRQWDMLSQQLLDAGAPEALTASVVRLFKTDGAIGIVDLAERRGDDEIAVTHAFTHLGEALGLDWAQTLAAHMSPADPWERLLVNSLARDFQQMRLGFLAGLPKGDLDAAVTKWLADNAQRVAQFRATVDRARTIPNPNGAMLSHIAGQARGLLGR; this is encoded by the coding sequence ATGCCTAAAAAATTGTCCGAAACCCCCGATACGGACGCCACGCTTTCGATCCCCAAAATCCCCGCCAAAATCGCCGCCGCCTATCTGGCCGCGCTGCGCGGCAGCGCGCTGCCCGGCGAAGGCGACGACCTCGATCAGGCGGCACTTGCCGATGCGGCGCAGTTCGTCGGCCGCGCCTCGATCGCGCGCGCGCCGGGCAAGCCTTCGTTGCTGCTCGAGCCCGTCGTCGCCGACGGCACCGACCGGCGCATGCGGCTGGCGATCGTCAATGACGATATGCCGTTCCTCGTCGATTCGACCTCGCAGGTCGTCGCGGCGCAGGGGCTCGTCGTCCACCGCATCCTCCACCCCGTCGTCGCGGCAAAGCGCGATGCCAAGGGACAGCTTCAGGAAGCCGGCGATGCGCAGCCCGGCAGCGCCGGCCGCGAATCGGTCATCTATATGGAACTCGAACGCGGCGATGCGCGCGCGCGCCGCCGCCTGCTCGACGGCCTCGAACAGGCGCTCGGCGACGTCCGCGCCGCAGTCCAGGACTGGAAGGCGATGCGCGCCGCGATGCTCGCCGATGCCGCGATGCGCGCCGACGGCGAAGCCGCCGAACTGTTGCGCTGGTTCGAAGGCGGCGCGCTGACGCAGCTCGGCCACGAATGGCGTGCGCGTTCGGGCCCGGCGCAGGACCCGCTCGGTATCTCGACGTCGGGTGCCGGCGATCTCCTGTCCGCGGCGGCGCTCGAAGCGGCATTCGCCTGGTTCGACAAGGGCAATCAGGGGCCGCTGCTCATCAAGTCGAACCGGCTGTCGGCGGTGCACCGCCGCGTCCTCCTCGATCTGGTTATCGTCCCCGAATATAAAGGGACGAAGGCCGAGCGCCTGTCGATCCACGCCGGCCTGTGGACTAGCGCCGCGCTGTCGGCGCGTCCCGACAAGGTGCCGATGCTGCGTGCGCAGCTTGGCGCGCTGATGGCGAAATTCGGTTTCGATCCGACGGGCCACGCCGGCAAGGCGCTGACCCACGCGCTGACCGCGCTGCCGCACGACCTGCTCATCGCCTTCGACGCCGCCTCCCTCGAGGAACTGGTGCTGACGTCGATGTCGATCACCGACCGGCCGCGTCCGCGCATCGTCATGGTGCAGAGCGCGCTCGGCCGCCATCTGTTCGCCTTTGTCTGGCTGCCGCGCGACGAAGTGTCGACCGGCCGCCGGCTTGCGGTCGAAACATTGCTGGTGCGCGAGGCGAAGGCCGGGGTGATCGGCTGGACGATGGTCCTCGAAGACGGCGGTGCCGCGCTGCTCCGTTATACGCTCGACCTGCGCAGCGGCGGGGTCGTTCCCGACGCCGATACGCTGAACGCACAGCTCGAACAGATGGTGCGTGGCTGGCAGCCCGAGGTCGAGGCTGAACTGGCGAAGCGCGGCGATCCCGGCCGTGCGGCGGCGCTGGCGTCGCGGTTCGCCGCGCTGTTTCCGCCCAATTACCGCAACCTCTATTCGCCCGAGGAGGCCGCACGCGACATCCTGCGGCTCCGCGACCTCGACGCCGACAGCCCGCGCGGAGTCCGTCTTGCGCGAAAGAGCCTCGACGGCGACGACCGGCTGCGGCTCAAGGTCTACAGTTCGGCGGGCGCGCTCGCATTGTCCGACGTCGTCCCCGCGCTCGAACATTTCGGCTTCGAGGTGCTCGAGGAAATCCCGACCGCGCTCGGGCAGAACCGTGCGCCCGACGCCGACGGCGAAGAGCAGCCGGCGTTCATCCACGACTTCACGCTGCGCGTGCCGGCCAACGTCGACGAGACCGCGCTGCTCCCGCACACCGACGTGATCGAGGGCGCAATTACCGCAGTGCTCGATGGCGGGGCGGAAAACGACGCGTTCAACGAACTGGTCATCGCGACGCAGACCGATCCGCAGGCGATCGTCTGGCTGCGCGCCTGGTTCCGCTATCTGCGGCAGGGCGGGGCGAGTTATGGCATGGACACGGTCGTCGCGGCGCTGCGCCACGCGCCCGAACTGACCGCCAAGATGATCGAGCGTTTCTGCGCGCTCCACGATCCGAAACGCGCCGACGCGGCCCGCGCCAAGGCGCTCGGCGAAGAGATCGTCGCCGGTTTCGCCGACATCAAGTCGATCGACGACGACCGCATCCTGCGGCTCTTCCACGCGGTGATCGGCGCGACCTTGCGCACCAACGCCTTTGCGCCCGCGGCGGCCGAAGCGCTGGCGTTCAAGATCGATTCCAGCCTGATCCCCGGCCTGCCCAAGCCGCTGCCGTGGCGCGAAGTGTGGGTGTACAGCCCGCGCGTCGAGGGCATCCACCTGCGCGCCGGTCCGGTCGCGCGCGGCGGGCTGCGCTGGTCCGACCGCCGCGACGACTTCCGCACCGAAATCCTTGGCCTGATGAAGGCGCAGCGGGTCAAGAACGCGGTGATCGTGCCGACGGGGGCAAAGGGCGGCTTCTATCCCAAGGCGCTCCCCGATGTGGCGCTCGACCGCGATGCGTGGTTTGCCGAGGGCACCGAATGCTATCGCATCTTCATCCGTTCGCTCCTGTCGATCACCGACAATATCGTCGCGGGCAAGGTCGTGCATCCGAAGGGCGTCGCGATCCACGACGGCGAGGACCCCTATTTCGTCGTTGCCGCCGACAAGGGCACCGCGACCTTCTCCGACGTCGCCAACGGCCTTGCGATGGAGCGCAATTTCTGGCTCGGCGATGCTTTCGCGAGCGGCGGGTCGAAGGGCTATGACCACAAGGCGATGGGCATCACCGCCAAGGGCGCATGGGTCTCGGTCCAGCGCCACTTCGCCGAAATGGGCGTCGACGTGCAGACCGACAGTATCCGCGTCGTGGGCTGCGGCGACATGTCGGGCGACGTGTTCGGCAACGGCATGCTGCTCAGCAAGGCGATCAAGCTCGTCGCGGCGTTCGACCATCGCCATATCTTCCTCGACCCCGATCCCGATCCGGCGAAGAGCTGGAAGGAACGCGACCGCATGTTCGCGCTGCCGCGGTCGAGCTGGGAAGATTATGACAAGAAGCTGATCTCGAAGGGCGGCGGCGTCTTTCCGCGGAGCCAGAAGAGCATTCCGCTGACCCCCGAGGTGCAGGCGGCGCTTGGCCTTTCGCAGTCCGAAATCGACCCCGGCTCGTTGATTTCGGCGATCCTCAGGGCACCCGCAGACCTGCTCTGGTTCGGCGGCATCGGCACCTATGTGAAGGCCGCGAGCCAGAACAATGCCGAGGTCGGCGACCCCGCGAACGACGCCTTGCGCGTCGATGCCGAGGATCTGCGCGTCAAGGCGGTCGGCGAGGGCGCCAACCTTGGCGTCACGCAGGCGGCGCGCATCGCCTTTTCGGCGAAGGGCGGCCGGATCAACACCGACTTCATCGACAACAGCGCCGGCGTCGACTGCTCGGATAACGAGGTCAATATCAAGATCGCGCTCAACCGCGAGATGGCCGAAGGCCGTCTGGCGCAGGACGATCGCGATGCCTTGCTCGTCCGGATGACCGACGATGTTGCCGCGCTGGTGCTCGAGGACAACCGGCTGCAGGCACTGGCGCTGTCGATCGCCGAAAAGGGCGGTTCGTCGGCGGTGCCGTCGCTCGTCCGGATCATGGAGACGTTCGAGGCGTCGGGCCGGCTCGACCGCAAGGTCGAGGGGCTCGCGGCGAACGACGAACTGCTCCGCCGCTCGGCCGAGGGCCGCGGGCTCACGCGGCCCGAACTCGCGGTGCTGCTGTCGACCGCGAAACTCGCCTTGCAGGACGCGATCGAGAACAGCGACCTGCCGGGCGACCCGGCGCTCGGCTCCGACCTTGCGGCCGCCTTCCCGGCCGAGATGCAGCGCGACTTTGCGGGGGCGATCGCCGATCACCAGCTACGCCGCGAAATCATCGCGACCAAGCTCGCCAACCGGATGATCAACCGTCTGGGCGTCGTCCATCCCTTCGAACTCGTCGAAGAGGAAGGCTGCGCACTCGGCGACATCGCGGCGGCGTTTGTTGCGGTCGAACGCCTGCTCGACATGCCCGCGATCTGGACCGCGCTCGACGCGGCGAAGATCGACGAGACGATCCGCCTGTCGCTGTTTGCGCAGGCCGCATCGGCGATGACATCGCAAATGGCCGACCTGCTCCGCGTCAACCCGACGCTGACGCTGCCGGGTCCGGTGGTGACGCGGCTGGAACCCGGGGTCGATCGCCTGACCGCCGGGGTCGACGGACTGCTCAGCCCGTCGGTCAAGCGCCAGTGGGATATGCTCAGCCAGCAATTGCTCGATGCCGGGGCGCCCGAGGCGCTGACCGCGTCGGTCGTGCGCCTGTTCAAGACCGACGGCGCGATCGGCATCGTCGATCTTGCCGAACGGCGCGGCGACGACGAGATCGCGGTGACGCACGCCTTCACCCATTTGGGCGAAGCGCTGGGGCTCGACTGGGCGCAGACGCTGGCGGCGCATATGAGCCCCGCCGATCCGTGGGAGCGGCTGCTGGTCAACAGCCTGGCGCGCGATTTCCAGCAGATGCGGCTGGGTTTCCTGGCGGGATTGCCGAAGGGCGATCTCGACGCGGCGGTGACCAAATGGCTCGCCGACAATGCGCAGCGTGTCGCGCAATTCAGGGCGACGGTCGACCGCGCGCGGACGATTCCGAACCCGAACGGCGCGATGCTGTCGCATATCGCCGGGCAGGCGCGCGGGCTGCTGGGGAGGTAA
- a CDS encoding PAS domain-containing protein: MDSMRGLLSGSHGHDDGAIDAPVSVGVDERRMQVRAYNYWASLLADRAYPSVEDLDLENVGDFGPHSVLLDFTTGVENPGIAFIGERLRAESEIDEEVHYINQIPGRSLLSRLTDHYLQIIANRAPIGFEAEFVNDRGVTIMYRGILLPFSSDDDTIDFILGVINWKEAAPADEAEELQLSVEQSLRSAPPLTAPVPVWADGPDSGHIDDDAAPGFAALGEGSELLSVRGGARHAGLSAVDPGDDAELADWLALARETADRASAADSRSRSALYQAVGQAWDFALVAERQPEAFAALLDDAGLTVQDRAPMTPVVKLVFGAAYDKTRLAEYACVLGHAKGEGVGRGELAAYLDRYPGGLKGLVKDERARRRPAKDGDEGSGTALDTLRQAHPAVILEHEAEGAEFVVLIARALPGGHIGIVAKAADDPALVARLARKASPILP; the protein is encoded by the coding sequence ATGGACAGCATGCGCGGACTGCTCTCGGGCAGCCACGGCCACGATGACGGGGCGATCGACGCGCCCGTCTCTGTCGGCGTCGACGAACGGCGGATGCAGGTGCGCGCCTATAATTACTGGGCGTCGCTGCTCGCCGATCGCGCCTACCCGTCGGTCGAGGACCTCGACCTCGAGAATGTCGGCGATTTCGGCCCGCATTCGGTCTTGCTCGATTTCACCACCGGGGTCGAGAACCCCGGCATCGCCTTCATCGGCGAGCGGCTGCGCGCCGAGTCGGAAATCGACGAAGAGGTCCATTATATCAACCAGATACCGGGGCGTTCGCTGCTGTCGCGGCTGACCGACCATTATCTGCAGATCATCGCCAACCGCGCGCCGATCGGTTTCGAGGCCGAATTCGTCAACGACCGCGGCGTGACGATCATGTACCGCGGCATCCTGCTGCCCTTCTCGTCGGACGACGACACGATCGATTTCATCCTCGGCGTGATCAACTGGAAGGAAGCGGCGCCCGCCGACGAGGCGGAGGAGCTCCAGCTTTCGGTCGAACAGTCGCTGCGCAGCGCGCCGCCGCTCACCGCGCCGGTACCGGTGTGGGCCGACGGTCCCGACTCGGGGCATATCGACGACGATGCGGCGCCGGGCTTTGCGGCGCTGGGCGAGGGGAGCGAATTGCTCTCGGTCCGCGGTGGCGCGCGGCACGCGGGTCTTTCGGCCGTCGATCCTGGCGATGACGCCGAGCTTGCCGACTGGCTCGCGCTTGCGCGCGAAACCGCCGACCGGGCGAGCGCCGCCGACAGCCGCAGCCGCAGCGCGCTGTATCAGGCGGTCGGCCAGGCATGGGATTTTGCGCTCGTTGCCGAACGCCAGCCCGAAGCCTTTGCCGCGCTGCTCGACGATGCCGGGCTGACGGTGCAGGACCGCGCGCCGATGACGCCGGTCGTGAAACTGGTTTTCGGCGCCGCCTATGACAAGACGCGCCTCGCCGAATATGCCTGCGTCCTTGGCCATGCGAAGGGCGAGGGTGTCGGCCGCGGCGAACTCGCCGCCTATCTCGATCGCTATCCGGGCGGGCTCAAGGGCCTCGTCAAGGACGAGCGCGCCCGGCGGCGGCCGGCGAAGGATGGCGACGAGGGTAGCGGTACGGCGCTCGACACGCTCCGTCAGGCGCATCCTGCCGTGATCCTCGAACATGAGGCCGAGGGCGCCGAATTTGTCGTGCTGATCGCACGGGCGCTGCCGGGCGGGCATATCGGCATCGTCGCCAAGGCGGCCGATGACCCCGCTCTCGTCGCCCGGCTGGCGCGCAAGGCGAGCCCGATTTTGCCCTGA
- a CDS encoding DUF983 domain-containing protein, producing MLSELGNDKLRWILWAGWHGRCPECGEGKMFRSWLKLADRCEVCGLDFRFAAPDDGPAFFSQCFVAFPLTFLVLWLEIAYDPPIWVHLFFSIPLMVIGCVLPLRPIKGWLVASQYVNKAQESGTEHLWAKLHAREEADKRRDK from the coding sequence ATGTTGAGCGAACTCGGCAATGACAAGTTGCGCTGGATCCTGTGGGCAGGCTGGCACGGGCGCTGTCCCGAATGCGGCGAGGGCAAGATGTTCCGGTCGTGGCTGAAGCTGGCCGACCGCTGCGAGGTTTGCGGACTCGATTTCCGCTTCGCCGCGCCCGACGACGGCCCGGCCTTCTTCTCGCAATGCTTCGTCGCCTTTCCGCTGACCTTCCTCGTCCTGTGGCTCGAGATCGCCTATGATCCACCCATCTGGGTCCATCTGTTTTTTTCGATCCCGTTGATGGTCATCGGCTGCGTACTGCCGCTCCGTCCGATCAAGGGTTGGCTCGTCGCTTCGCAATATGTGAACAAGGCGCAGGAATCGGGGACCGAACATCTGTGGGCCAAGCTCCATGCCCGCGAGGAGGCGGACAAGCGGCGTGACAAATAG
- a CDS encoding aminotransferase-like domain-containing protein produces the protein MTNSGWLPDLSAEAGPKYRAVAAAIAADIARGRLHHGDRLPPQRDLAARLGIDLTTVTKAYDLARQRGLIVARGRAGSFVSPQARDHAAASAAQTDIMMNSPPTPPEARLSEAMAAALGALARRGESARLHYQRPGGAAADRETGSALLARVGLASDAEQLVVTAGGQNALHAIASMLLRPGDRVACGLYIYPGFHALARRIGFTLVPLAEITPAALAAAHDAAPLRALYVVPTNDNPTAQTIAANDRAAIATWAENAGVRVIEDDAYGLLPEKPVPAITSFAPDIGWYIASTAKIVSPALRVAFVRAPTVVDAMALAACQHESAVMAPPVNAAMVSLWLADGSFDALVGAVRKESAWRQRLADTMLGDARHTAHPEGYHLWLPLAPGLAPEVLAAALALEGLSAVTSDRFAVAADAPKALRISLGGAIDRNSLARGLRTLDGHLRSPAAQALPVI, from the coding sequence GTGACAAATAGCGGCTGGCTGCCCGACCTTTCGGCAGAGGCGGGTCCGAAATATCGCGCCGTCGCGGCAGCGATCGCCGCCGACATCGCGCGCGGCCGCCTCCACCATGGCGACCGCCTGCCGCCGCAGCGCGACCTGGCTGCGCGACTCGGCATCGACCTGACCACCGTTACCAAAGCCTATGATCTTGCCCGCCAGCGCGGGCTGATCGTCGCGCGCGGGCGCGCGGGAAGTTTCGTCAGCCCGCAGGCGCGCGATCACGCGGCGGCATCGGCCGCGCAGACCGATATCATGATGAACAGCCCGCCAACCCCGCCCGAAGCACGGCTGAGCGAAGCGATGGCGGCCGCTTTGGGAGCCTTGGCGCGGCGGGGAGAATCGGCGCGGCTCCACTATCAGCGCCCGGGCGGCGCGGCGGCGGATCGCGAGACCGGCAGCGCCCTGCTCGCCCGGGTCGGCCTGGCATCGGACGCCGAACAGCTGGTGGTGACCGCCGGCGGCCAGAACGCACTCCACGCCATCGCTTCGATGCTGCTTCGTCCCGGCGACCGCGTTGCGTGCGGCCTCTATATCTATCCAGGCTTCCATGCTCTTGCCCGGCGGATCGGCTTCACGCTCGTCCCGCTTGCCGAGATCACGCCCGCCGCCCTCGCCGCCGCGCACGACGCCGCGCCGCTCCGCGCGCTTTATGTGGTCCCGACGAACGACAACCCGACCGCGCAGACGATCGCCGCCAACGACCGGGCAGCGATCGCGACCTGGGCGGAGAATGCCGGCGTGCGGGTCATCGAGGACGACGCCTATGGCCTGCTCCCCGAAAAGCCGGTGCCCGCGATTACCAGCTTTGCGCCCGATATCGGCTGGTACATCGCGAGCACGGCGAAGATCGTCTCGCCTGCGCTGCGCGTCGCCTTCGTCCGCGCTCCGACGGTGGTCGACGCCATGGCGCTCGCCGCATGCCAGCATGAAAGCGCGGTGATGGCGCCGCCGGTCAATGCCGCGATGGTCTCCTTATGGCTTGCCGACGGCAGCTTCGACGCATTGGTCGGGGCGGTGCGCAAGGAGTCGGCGTGGCGCCAGCGGCTGGCGGACACGATGCTCGGCGACGCACGGCACACGGCGCACCCCGAGGGTTATCATCTGTGGCTGCCGCTCGCGCCGGGCCTCGCGCCCGAAGTCCTCGCCGCAGCGCTCGCGCTCGAGGGGCTGTCGGCGGTGACCTCGGACCGCTTTGCGGTCGCGGCCGATGCACCGAAGGCGCTGCGTATTTCGCTCGGCGGCGCGATCGACCGCAACAGCCTAGCGCGCGGTCTCCGCACGCTCGACGGCCATTTGCGCTCGCCCGCCGCGCAGGCGCTGCCGGTGATCTGA
- a CDS encoding efflux transporter outer membrane subunit, giving the protein MLLRNLITAASALALAACAVGPDYKAPQSASAPAATGPFLSASSRAVSLDPVAADWWRLYNDPVLDGLVADALAANTDVRVAVANIAKARASLRGARADRLPQGEIGAGANYGRSPEGQRLPGADREDWNVDVGLNVAYELDLFGRVDRSVEAARDDSEAAEADADAVRVMVVSDTTLAYADAASGAARLDVARHIVELLDQQVKLTERRKEAGLATGLDLARITTLRDQRAADIPDIEADRQAALFRLATLTGRPPAALPTMAADRNISLEITDPIPVGDGAALLKRRPDVRAAERRLAADTARIGVATADLYPRITLGGSVGSTGAGFGDVFGGGPLRWLLGPLLNWAFPNQEPARARIAAAEAETQASLARFDGTVLRAIEETETALSSYARSLDRRQALRAARDQSERAARIVRAKRAEGASDSLEWLDAERTFAEAEAVLAAQDAQISRRQIALFRALAGGWSS; this is encoded by the coding sequence ATGCTGCTCCGCAATCTTATAACCGCCGCCTCGGCACTCGCGCTTGCCGCCTGCGCCGTTGGCCCCGACTATAAGGCGCCGCAGTCCGCGTCGGCGCCCGCCGCGACCGGGCCGTTCCTCTCGGCAAGCAGTCGCGCCGTGAGCCTCGACCCGGTCGCGGCCGACTGGTGGCGATTATACAACGACCCCGTGCTCGACGGGCTCGTCGCCGATGCGCTGGCGGCGAACACCGACGTCCGCGTCGCGGTCGCCAATATCGCCAAGGCCCGCGCTTCCTTGCGCGGCGCGCGCGCCGACCGGTTGCCGCAGGGCGAGATCGGCGCGGGCGCCAATTATGGCCGCAGCCCCGAAGGGCAGCGCCTCCCCGGCGCCGACCGCGAAGACTGGAACGTCGATGTCGGGCTGAACGTCGCCTATGAACTCGATCTGTTCGGCCGCGTCGACCGCTCGGTCGAGGCGGCGCGCGACGATAGTGAAGCCGCCGAGGCCGATGCCGACGCGGTGCGCGTGATGGTCGTCTCCGACACCACGCTCGCCTATGCCGACGCCGCCTCGGGCGCGGCGCGGCTGGACGTCGCGCGGCATATCGTCGAGCTGCTCGACCAGCAGGTGAAGCTGACCGAGCGGCGCAAGGAGGCGGGGCTTGCGACCGGGCTCGACCTCGCGCGCATCACGACGCTGCGCGACCAGCGCGCGGCGGACATTCCCGACATCGAGGCCGACCGGCAGGCGGCATTATTTCGTCTCGCAACGCTGACCGGCCGCCCCCCCGCGGCGTTGCCGACGATGGCCGCCGACCGCAACATCAGCCTCGAGATCACCGACCCCATCCCGGTCGGTGACGGGGCGGCGCTGCTGAAGCGCCGCCCCGACGTCCGCGCCGCCGAACGGCGGCTTGCCGCCGACACCGCGCGCATCGGCGTCGCGACCGCCGACCTCTATCCGCGCATCACGCTCGGTGGCTCGGTGGGATCGACGGGAGCGGGTTTCGGCGACGTCTTTGGCGGCGGCCCGCTTCGCTGGCTGCTCGGGCCTTTGCTCAACTGGGCCTTCCCCAATCAGGAACCGGCGCGGGCCCGCATCGCGGCGGCCGAGGCCGAGACGCAGGCATCGCTGGCGCGCTTCGACGGCACGGTGCTGCGTGCGATCGAGGAGACCGAAACCGCGCTATCCTCCTACGCCCGCTCGCTCGACCGGCGGCAGGCGCTGCGCGCGGCGCGCGACCAGTCCGAACGCGCGGCGCGGATCGTCCGCGCGAAACGCGCCGAGGGCGCGTCGGATTCGCTCGAATGGCTCGACGCCGAACGCACCTTCGCGGAGGCCGAAGCGGTGCTCGCCGCGCAGGACGCGCAAATCTCGCGCCGCCAGATCGCCCTGTTCCGTGCGCTGGCTGGCGGCTGGTCGAGCTGA